Proteins encoded together in one Zonotrichia leucophrys gambelii isolate GWCS_2022_RI chromosome 1, RI_Zleu_2.0, whole genome shotgun sequence window:
- the STYXL2 gene encoding serine/threonine/tyrosine-interacting-like protein 2 codes for MASGRDSDSEEPPVPQEEEQEAGPDVKAVQAHYLRSPSPSRYSVISDTDTESIFMEPIHLSSAVAAKQIISEELKTKDVRVDSVCPRMLESAQQLMVEDLYNRVKEKIDDTSLFNTPCVMDLQRALMKDRLETPRDAVDEVWPNVFIAEKSVAVNKSRLKRLGITHVLNAAHGTGVYTGASFYNGLNIQYLGIEVDDFPDADISKHFRPAAEFLDEALLTYRGRILVSSEMGMSRSAVLVAAYLMIYHHMTVLEALMTLRKKRAIYPNDGFLKQLRELNEQLLEERELERSGDEDVTPSQSPLPCAGTSSRLSGAGDSESIKGAKAHSITVEEEDTSSILGSFMSSSSVEKTSWVSKHSTLITEEEEEQLYEEWRKKQGLSVKEAGVHRERRTSPKHLDQEEEQSDEDVERRIHDWQRRNEKYQMAGTAREEDGECSMGGRPYPSGEFSDVESVSSFEIRTLKKQLEASSFSRMRRSRTDSTSSESTWDMWNQRLLEIEKEAAQRYHSRNKTCGERQSPETGRKERDVDEESVLSDSSCSSFYNFCQKNKDKLTPLERWKVKRIQFGFHKKDLEPSSAPSPAEDGSQAGQEETEGKSLSDIDLTAYQAWKMKRQKKVGSESSKEEFVEFAKTEDSASAKKRQRRVELLERSKKILEESQSMCSWETESTMSGSIPLSAFWSSAPSASGADDAASALSMQTNHSSLSQARSCTGATQMPNIPLPNLPVGPGDTISMASIQNWIANVVSETIAQKQNEILMLSRPSSAMASLSGDLGRRADDDKVSLLSAQSGSSLAASQLHQQDLRRAESQSVLSCNTAVSARTEGTASNMKMSQTSKPLYSLFADDVDLKKLRRKEKEMQMEMREKMSDYQIEKVIRDNKRSTLFKKKVTKAEEDETEDDRESTTNSHRRALQADLDRTDAVFDLSSQPAASGAPKSEVDTDITKWLNGLKAEREPPSYYDQTEKAREKYRSSRVRQMDSETSSYRFCRSQRKELDSCSSYESTGDSLRTMSRFSSASAKEDKKMYKFTRSRVSETSSRGSSPDLHVFSQSPEPPFDSESPEPSTQSRVRAHHVEACEEEARSDVSECGAKRKFTQSFSKSEEDGKKEAKVEQSEERFASRQVSQYRRSTRKEEEEEMDDDAIIAAWRSRLEETTAKLQRRREE; via the exons ATGGCCAGCGGCAGAGATTCGGACAGCGAGGAGCCGCCGGTGccccaggaggaggagcaggaggcggGCCCGGACGTGAAGGCCGTGCAGGCCCATTACCTGCGCAGCCCCTCGCCCAGCCG GTATTCAGTGATATCAGACACTGACACAGAGAGCATCTTCATGGAGCCAATCCATCTGTCATCTGCTGTGGCTGCCAAACAAATCATCAGTGAAG AGCTGAAGACAAAGGATGTCAGGGTGGACTCGGTGTGTCCCAGGATGCTGGAGTCTGCGCAGCAGCTGATGGTGGAAGACCTGTACAACCGAGTTAAGGAGAAGATTGATGACACCAGCTTGTTTAACACGCCGTGTGTGATGGACTTGCAGAGGGCACTCATGAAGGACAGGCTGGAGAcccccagggatgctgtggaTGAAGTCTGGCCTAATGTCTTCATAGCAGAAAA AAGCGTTGCAGTGAACAAAAGCCGTTTGAAGAGACTGGGGATCACCCATGTCCTGAATGCAGCTCATGGCACAGGTGTCTACACAGGAGCAAGTTTCTACAATGGTCTCAATATCCAGTACCTGGGCATTGAAGTGGATGATTTTCCAGATGCAGATATCTCCAAACACTTCCGCCCAGCTGCAGAGTTCCTTGACGAAGCCCTGCTGACTTACAGAG GCAGAATCCTTGTCAGCAGTGAGATGGGGATGAGCcgctcagctgtgctggtggctgccTACCTGATGATCTACCACCACATGACTGTTCTGGAGGCTCTGATGACCCTGAGGAAGAAGCGTGCCATCTACCCCAACGACGGCTTCCTGAAGCAGCTGCGGGAGCTCAACGAGCAGCTCTTGGAGGAGAGAGAGCTGGAGCGTTCTGGAGATGAGGATGTGACTCCAAGCCAAAGTCCTCTTCCCTGTGCAGGGACTTCTTCACGGCTCTCTGGAGCGGGGGACTCAGAGAGCATCAAGGGAGCCAAAGCCCACTCCATCACAGTAGAAGAAGAGGACACCAGCAGCATTCTGGGTAGTTTTATGAGCTCTTCATCAGTGGAAAAAACTAGCTGGGTTTCCAAACACTCCACCCTGATcactgaggaggaagaggagcaatTGTATGAGGAATGGAGGAAGAAACAAGGCCTATCTGTAAAGGAAGCAGGAGTTCACCGTGAAAGAAGAACATCTCCAAAGCATCTGGATCAGGAAGAGGAACAATCTGATGAGGATGTGGAAAGGAGGATCCACGATTGGCAGCGCAGAAATGAGAAATACCAGATGGCAGGTACAGCCAGGGAGGAGGATGGTGAATGCAGCATGGGAGGAAGACCTTACCCATCAGGTGAATTCAGTGATGTTGAGAGCGTGAGCAGTTTTGAGATCCGAACCCTAAAAAAGCAGCTGGAAGCCAGTAGCTTTagcaggatgaggaggagccGCACAGACTCTACGTCTTCTGAGAGCACCTGGGACATGTGGAATCAGAGGCTTCTGGAGATTGAGAAAGAAGCTGCTCAGAGGTATCATTCTAGGAATAAAACCTGTGGGGAAAGACAATCCCCAGAAACGGGAAGAAAGGAGAGGGATGTGGATGAGGAGAGTGTGCTTTCAGACTCCTCCTGTAGCTCCTTCTACAATTTCTGCCAAAAGAACAAGGACAAGTTGACTCCTCTAGAAAGGTGGAAGGTCAAGAGGATCCAGTTTGGCTTTCACAAGAAGGATTTAGAACCATCATCTGCACCATCTCCAGCAGAGGATGGCAGCCAGGCAGGTCAGGAGGAAACAGAAGGGAAGAGTTTGTCAGATATTGATCTGACTGCTTACCAGGCTTGGAAAATGAAGCGGCAGAAGAAGGTGGGCAGTGAAAGCAGCAAGGAGGAATTTGTGGAATTTGCCAAAACTGAGGATTCTGCTTCAGCTAAAAAGAGGCAGAGGCGTGTAGAGCTCCTTGAACGttcaaagaaaattttagaaGAAAGCCAGTCCATGTGCAGCTGGGAGACAGAGAGTACAATGAGTGGGAGTATTCCCCTGTCAGCTTTCTGGTCTTCAGCGCCTTCTGCAAGCGGTGCCGACGATGCAGCTTCTGCCCTGAGCATGCAGACAAATCATTCATCTTTGTCACAGGCCAGGAGTTGTACTGGAGCAACACAGATGCCAAATATACCCCTTCCCAATCTCCCAGTTGGCCCAGGTGACACAATATCCATGGCGAGCATTCAGAACTGGATCGCTAACGTGGTCAGTGAAACCATTGCTCAAAAGCAGAATGAGATCCTGATGCTGTCCCGTCCATCGTCCGCCATGGCCTCCCTGTCAGGAGACCTTGGCAGGCGAGCAGATGATGACAAAGTTTCTCTTCTCAGTGCTCAGAGTGGCTcatccctggctgcctctcAGCTCCACCAGCAGGACCTGCGCAGGGCTGAGTCTCAGTCTGTGCTGTCCTGCAACACCGCCGTGAGCGCAAGGACAGAAGGGACTGCTTCAAACATGAAGATGAGCCAGACAAGCAAACCACTGTATAGCCTCTTTGCTGATGATGTTGACCTAAAGAAActcaggaggaaggagaaagagatgcaaatggaaatgagagaaaaaatgtCAGACTATCAAATTGAAAAGGTGATCAGAGACAATAAACGCAgcactttatttaaaaaaaaggtgacCAAAGCAGAGGAAGATGAAACAGAAGATGACAGAGAGAGTACAACAAACAGCCACAGGCGTGCCTTGCAAGCAGATTTGGACAGAACTGATGCAGTCTTTGATCTGTCCAGTCAACCTGCAGCCTCAGGTGCACCAAAGTCAGAGGTAGATActgatattaccaagtggctcaATGGCCTGAAAGCAGAAAGAGAACCACCGTCATATTATGATCAGACTGAGAAAGCTAGAGAGAAATATAGATCATCCAGAGTTAGACAGATGGATTCTGAGACATCCAGTTACAGATTCTGCAGATCCCAAAGAAAAGAGCTAGATAGCTGTTCTTCCTACGAGTCAACAGGAGATTCACTGAGAACCATGTCAagattttcctctgcttctgcAAAAGAGGACAAAAAGATGTACAAGTTCACAAGGTCCAGGGTCAGTGAGACAAGTTCCAGAGGAAGCAGCCCAGATCTGCATGTTTTCAGCCAGTCACCTGAACCACCCTTTGACTCTGAATCCCCTGAGCCATCTACACAAAGCCGAGTTAGAGCTCATCACGTGGAGGCATGTGAAGAGGAGGCCAGGTCAGACGTGTCAGAGTGTGGAGCAAAGAGAAAGTTCACCCAAAGCTTTTCAAAGTCTGAAGAGGATGGAAAGAAGGAGGCAAAAGTGGAGCAAAGTGAAGAAAGGTTTGCATCTAGGCAGGTCTCTCAGTACAGGCGAAGCACACgtaaagaagaggaagaagagatgGATGATGATGCCATTATTGCTGCTTGGAGAAGCCGACTAGAAGAAACTACAGCAAAGCTCCAGCGGAGAAGGGAAGAGTGA